One segment of Rhipicephalus sanguineus isolate Rsan-2018 chromosome 6, BIME_Rsan_1.4, whole genome shotgun sequence DNA contains the following:
- the LOC119397648 gene encoding uncharacterized protein K02A2.6-like gives MTARCDGKDRQGTVVVVDSLGPSLCGRDTIKAFNEIGVPMLTNVVASVQPIKFNGPNTGLEALLSEYADVFAPGLGLCKGPPVTFQLKENVVPRFFKARTVPYALKDKMSDALDQLVAQDVLTPVKTAEWATPVVPVLKKDGSLRICGDFRMTVNAATATEQYPLPRVEDIFAKLNGGEVFTTLDLRQAYNQLPLDEHAQKIAVLNTQKGLFCFKRLPFGVSSAPAVFQRRMDALLSDIPGVQVYLDDIIVAEKRSDMSRLRKVLQRLREYGLRLHKEKCKFRQGEVTFLGHRIDAKGLRPKDENIKAVREAPEPTSVSELKAFLGLVNYYGKFLPNLATVLAPLYALLAKGAKWRWKQEHKESFRKVKEAMEDSQFLAHFDPDKPLRLECDASPVGIGAVLSHRVNGVDYPIGFRSRKLTRAECNYSQLEKEALALVFGVARFKDYLYGHEFVLVTDHKPLTGLLNPKKAIPPMAAARIQRWALFLANYSYTVQYRKGSDHSNADALSRLPLPGSAPREGHSDEREYVLFAQAMEETAICAREVKEMTDRDTTLQQVKEWIFAGWPVFRPQNHEQYRPYFNRRMELTASAMPPAQVPATWPSTGEGWSRLHADFAGPVDGHMVLVIVDSETKWIEAVPMKITTSETTVRALRSIFARFGLPKTFVSDNGPQLVSGFFREFLARNKVQQLTRAPYHPQSNGLAEIAVRTLKEGLKKNPGKDLITRLDRFLCRYRRTPGQDGKSPAERLLGYQIRTKIDSIKPKEKYADGLPAEATRKFNTGEPVWMHTFGRSRRWIPGVVHDQKGSRMVTVDCAQGQHRRHLDQLRRRAESVDSDPGQKNKQEPVEETGEKVQDSPEETAAESPPTLVRRSTRPRKPPERYGF, from the exons ATGACGGCCAGATGCGATGGGAAGGATAGGCAAGGCACGGTCGTAGTGGTCGACAGCTTGGGACCGTCGTTATGTGGCAGAGACACGATCAAGGCTTTCAATGAAATCGGAGTGCCTATGCTGACAAACGTCGTCGCGAGCGTGCAACCGATCAAGTTCAACGGACCAAACACGGGACTAGAGGCCCTACTCAGCGAATATGCTGACGTCTTTGCTCCTGGTCTCGGATTGTGCAAGGGACCTCCGGTGacattccagttgaaagaaaACGTGGTTCCACGGTTTTTCAAGGCACGGACTGTACCTTACGCCTTGAAGGACAAGATGTCGGATGCGCTGGATCAGCTAGTAGCCCAAGACGTCCTCACGCCTGTGAAAACCGCCGAGTGGGCAACACCAGTCGTACCCGTTCTAAAGAAGGATGGGTCGCTCAGAATTTGCGGAGATTTTCGGATGACGGTCAATGCGGCCACTGCGACGGAGCAGTACCCGTTGCCACGAGTGGAGGACATTTTTGCGAAACTGAATGGCGGGGAAGTTTTCACGACGTTGGACCTGCGCCAGGCCTACAACCAGCTACCGTTAGATGAGCACGCTCAGAAGATAGCAGTCTTGAACACTCAAAAAGGTCTTTTTTGTTTTAAACGGCTGCCTTTTGGCGTAAGTTCTGCACCGGCCGTGTTTCAGAGACGGATGGACGCGCTTCTGAGCGATATTCCAGGAGTACAGGTGTATCTGGATGATATTATCGTCGCGGAAAAGCGAAGTGACATGTCACGGCTGCGGAAAGTCCTCCAGAGATTGCGAGAATATGGTCTACGGTTGCACAAGGAAAAATGCAAATTTCGTCAAGGCGAGGTCACCTTTCTCGGCCATCGTATCGACGCTAAAGGACTGCGGCCAAAAGACGAGAACATCAAGGCCGTTCGCGAAGCCCCAGAGCCCACTTCGGTGAGTGAGCTCAAAGCATTTTTAGGTCTTGTGAACTATTACGGCAAATTCTTGCCGAACCTGGCGACCGTGCTCGCTCCGCTATACGCCCTTCTCGCCAAAGGTGCCAAGTGGCGGTGGAAGCAGGAACACAAAGAATCTTTTCGGAAAGTTAAGGAGGCAATGGAGGACTCCCAGTTTTTGGCCCATTTTGATCCTGATAAGCCGTTGAGGCTGGAGTGTGATGCGTCACCAGTAGGTATCGGAGCCGTTTTGTCTCACCGTGTCAATGGCGTTGATTACCCTATTGGTTTCCGCTCCAGGAAGCTTACAAGGGCAGAATGTAATTACTCGCAGTTGGAAAAAGAGGCTCTGGCACTCGTGTTCGGGGTTGCCCGATTCAAGGACTACTTGTACGGACATGAGTTTGTCCTGGTGACTGACCACAAACCACTTACTGGTTTATTAAATCCAAAAAAGGCGATACCCCCGATGGCAGCCGCCCGAATTCAGCGTTGGGCATTGTTTCTCGCTAATTACAGCTATACGGTGCAGTATCGTAAAGGCAGTGACCATTCAAACGCAGATGCCCTCAGCCGATTGCCACTGCCTGGTTCAGCGCCACGAGAAGGCCATTCCGACGAACGGGAGTACGTTTTGTTCGCCCAAGCGATGGAGGAAACGGCGATATGCGCTCGAGAGGTGAAAGAAATGACTGATCGAGACACCACTCTCCAGCAGGTCAAAGAATGGATTTTTGCGGGATGGCCGGTGTTTCGACCCCAGAATCACGAGCAGTACCGGCCGTACTTCAACAGAAGGATGGAACTGACC GCTTCCGCGATGCCACCTGCCCAGGTACCTGCGACATGGCCATCGACCGGGGAAGGTTGGAGCCGTCTGCACGCTGATTTTGCAGGTCCGGTGGACGGACACATGGTCTTGGTCATCGTAGACTCGGAAACGAAATGGATCGAAGCGGTGCCAATGAAGATTACCACGTCTGAAACCACGGTCAGAGCCCTGAGGTCAATATTTGCACGGTTTGGGCTTCCAAAAACGTTCGTGTCTGACAATGGACCTCAGCTTGTGAGCGGTTTTTTTCGCGAGTTCTTGGCCCGTAACAAGGTGCAGCAACTAACAAGAGCCCCCTATCATCCCCAATCTAATGGGTTAGCCGAGATAGCGGTGCGCACGCTCAAGGAAGGACTAAAGAAAAATCCGGGCAAGGACTTGATAACGCGGTTGGATCGGTTTTTGTGCAGGTACCGCCGAACACCCGGGCAGGATGGCAAGTCACCGGCTGAACGTTTGCTGGGTTACCAGATTAGGACGAAGATAGACAGCATTAAGCCGAAAGAAAAATATGCTGATGGTTTGCCAGCAGAAGCTACGAGAAAATTTAATACAGGAGAACCGGTGTGGATGCACACTTTTGGAAGAAGTCGAAGGTGGATTCCAGGAGTAGTGCACGACCAAAAAGGTTCCAGGATGGTCACCGTGGATTGTGCTCAAGGACAGCACCGACGGCATCTAGATCAGCTAAGACGTCGAGCTGAATCGGTGGACAGTGACCCTGGCCAGAAAAACAAGCAGGAGCCAGTCGAAGAGACTGGGGAAAAAGTGCAAGACAGCCCGGAAGAAACAGCTGCGGAATCGCCACCAACGCTCGTGCGAAGATCGACCCGGCCACGGAAACCACCTGAACGTTATGGCTTTTAA